The Myxococcales bacterium genome includes the window CTCAAGGCCGTCGCTCGTTTCAATTCGCTGGCTCGGCATGAGGCCAGCGTTGTGCACCAAAATATCAATGGGCTCGCCGCACCACGCAGCCGCGGCGGCGCGCACGGAGGCGCGCGAGGCGATGTCGCACAAGAGCACCTTGGCCGCACGCGAGCGCCCGCGGCGACGATGGCGTCGCATGCCGCCTCGCCGCGCCCCGCGTCGCGCGCCAGGAGCCAAACCTGCGCGCCGAGCCTTGCCAGCGCCGTCGCAGCCGCTAGGCCAATCCCGGCGGTGGCACCGGTCACGAGCGCGTGCTTGCCCGTGAGATCGACCTCGAGCTCGCCGGGGACAAAGTCCTTGGCATGGCGCTCGTAGCCACGCCGATCAAACGATGCGACGATGCTGGCGTCGAGCAGGCGATTGAACATGCCTGGTCGTAGCATGGCGATGCTTACAGCGCACGCGACGTTACGAGGTTGCCCAGCTAAGTCGCGCACGGCCCTGCGTTTATGGTTATGCTAACTGCATGCAAAATGCCCTGGCTTGCTTTGATCGCAACTTTGCACCGCTTGCCGCCAACTATCAGCTTGAGCGCGTTTCAATGGAGACGTATTGGGCCACCTTTGAACGCGAGCTCAGCTCGCACTTTCCGCCCGAGGTGTTTTTTCGCTTTAGCCGCCAGCCGCCGGCGGAGCTGCCGCTGTGGCCGCCCTCGCCCCTTCGCGATTTTACGTTGGTGCGTCTTGGTGGCGAGGTGGTGGCGCAGTTTTGCGGCGAATTTAGCCGACCCGGCAATTATCGTATGTGGAACACGGTGGTGCGCGCCGACATGCGACGCCGCGGCATCTATCAGCAAATTGTGCAAAGCACCCTCGCCTATACCCGCGAGCTCGGCTTTGACACCGTGAGCAGCGAGCACGCGCCGTGCAATAACGCGATCCTGCTTGCCAAGCTCGGCGCGGGGTTCTACGTCACCGCTTTCGACATCAGCGGCGCGTTTGGGCCATCGCTGCACCTCACGTATTTCCACAACCAGCTGCACGAAGACGCCTTCAAATTCCGCTGCGGCATGGCGACCTTAACGCCCGAGTTGCGCGCCACCGGCCACGGCGCCTTTGCCCAACTGGCGGCCCAGTTCGACCCCAAGTCGATGTAGCCGGATCTTCGCGCCCTTAAATCTTCGTTGGTTGCGACCGCTGTTGGGCGCACGCTTGAAATTGGCCCCCGCGCGGGCGCATACTCGGTTGGGGTGCGGGCGAATTCGTCGATCAAGGACCATGCCGCCGTTTCGGGGGCAACGGCGAAGGTGGCCGACGACGAGGCAGCAACGCGACCGCCGCTCATCGACCCGCTGGTGGCAATGGGCTCAGACTTCGTACCCGGCGATACCAACTGGTCGGGCACGATGAAATGAGCACGTTCGTCGAGCGATCGTATGCATGCGTGCGATGCGCGGCACCGTTTACGGCGAGAGTTGCGATCGCGCTCAACGTAACGCGCCATCCGCATGTTCGTGACGACATCTTAGCCGGCACGTTTCAGGAGGCGACCTGCGCCGCTTGCGGTGCGAGCATGCCGCTTACGACCAAGCTCACCTACCTCGACCTAGCGCGCGGCCAATTGTTTATTCTCGACCCGTATTTGGATATGTCCGAGCAGGCTATCGAGGCCGATTTTCAGGGCGCCATGCAGGCCGCGCTGCCGCACATGCGGGCGCTCGTCGGCGGGCTCGCCCGTCGCGGTGACGTCGCTCGCCGCGCTGCGCACGCGATTCTGCAGGCGGGATAGCCGCAGCTGCTCGCCCGCGTGTTTCCCGCCGACCTCACGCGCTGCCAGCGGCCAGGTTGCGCCGGCAAGTTCAGAGTCATTACCGAAATCATCGACCCCGACGTCAGCTCCAAAATTCTCTCGCATCTCGGCCTGCACAAGGCGGCGACCGCCCCACCGCCAGGCCGCGCCCCGCCGCCTGCACCTGGCTGGGCATGGGCGTCACCGTAGCCCTGGTTTCCGTGACCGACGTTTCAACCGCCGCAGCCAGCTCGCGCCTGGCCGCCGCGCCGGCCTGCGTCCGCCGACGTCCAAACGGCCTAATTTTCCAGCAAAGTCAGTGATCTGAGGGCTCTAAATCCCCCGGAGTCGGTATCCTGAACCCAGCCTGCCCCGCTCGGCCCCTCCACCCTCCCCGACTTCCGCCTAAAATTTCCTATCCTCTCAAAGATGGCGTTCCAACCACGCTGCCGGGTCCCGCGGTAACCGTTACCAAGCAAGGCCAGGCATGGGTGATTGCGTCGCATTACAATCAACCGGTCGATCCGGCCAAGATCGCGACGCTGGTGGCGGCGCTCATCGACGCCGAGGCGAGCGTGCCCATCACGTCAGATCTAAAACGGCAGGCGGAGTTGCACGTTGCCGACAACGAATACGATCGCAAGCTCACCGTGACCATGGGTGGGCGGCAGCAAACCATCTACATAGGGCTGACCACCGGGCAAACCGCCGCGGTGCGGCTGGGCGGCCGGCCTGAAATCTACGAGAGCTCTCGCATTACGCCGTGGAGCGTGGCCGGCGACCCGGCGGGTTGGATGCAAAAAACCTATGCGCAACACGCGCCCATTGCGATGAAGGCGGTCGAGGTCGTCAACTAGAGTGGCACGTGGCGCTTGATCGCGGCGGTGGCGACTGGGCGCTGCTTTTGGGGGGCGTGCCGGTGGTGGCGCCCGCCGGTGGAGCGCTCGACGCAGATCTAATCCGCCAACTGCCCAACCGCGCCGCCAATATTACGGCCGTCGGTCCCGCCGACCCAATGATGCCTGCGCCCACCGAAGGCACCAAAGCCGTGGTGCGCATCTTTGCCACCGAACAAAGCGCCCCACAAACGTACGACGTCGTTGCGGTTGGCAAAAATATTGGGTGCGCGCTCAGGGGCGCCCTGACGCAGTGTTCGTTGCCCGCGAGCAACTGGCCGATCTAGTTGAGCTCTCTATCCAAACCGTGGTCCGGCAGCCTTTGGGCCTGGTCGTGGGTACGATCATACCGCGCGCCCCACGACTGCGTTACAATGCCGCATGTCCGCGCGCTCGTACCTACCCGCCCTCGCGATTTGGCTGCTCGCCTGCACGCCTGTCGAAAAGCAATTGCCACCCGTACCGCCGCCGCCACCCCCGCCTGACGGTCCCGCCACGGTGTTGGTGCTGGATGTCGTCGGCAACGGGCCACTGCCAGGCATCAGCGTGGTGGTGAACGATGCCGATGGCGGCTACCTCGAGACCCTTATCACCAATGACGATGGCATTGCCACCGTCGAAGAGGTGCCCACCGGCGGATCAATTACTGTCGTCCGGCCCTACGACAACTCCTACGACCTAACCACCATCTTTGAAATCGAGCCGGGCGATGAGCTCGTCATGGGGCGCAAGGCGGGCCGCGACTGGAACTATGTCGGCTCGATGGAAGTCTTGCTGCCGGTGGGGCCAGGCAACAACGATCATTATATTATTCACACCAAGTGCGGCGAAGAAGACATCGGCAGCAGCACCTCGGGCGACATTGAATTTCTCGGATTTTGCCAGGATGGTGAGTTTTCGGTGTTCGCGTTGGCGCAAGATTTTCCAATCAGTGCCTATAGCATCTACTCAAGCGGCCACACGTTTGCCGCGGGTGGCACGATTGACCTAACCGGCGCAACCTGGCTGCCCGGCGGCACCTATACCGTTGCGCTGACGCAGCTCCCTGCCGGCCTTAACTACATTTCGGCGCTGTGGAATGCCACCGAAGATGGCTTTAAGATGGGGCGAGGCTATGGCCTCGACGATCTAGATACCGAGCCCAACGCGGTTACCATCGATATCCCGTCGCAGGATGGCGGCGATGGTTCCAATGTCTTGATCGAACTGCATCGCAGCAACGCTAGCGATCAGATTATTCGCGAACAACGCACGGCCAATCGCTACGACAACAGCTACCCTGCCATGGCGCTGCCGATGTTATCGTGGCCGCTGTACAGTTTCGAAGACAAGACGCTGAGCTGGAGCGAGCAAATCCCTGGTGCGGCCGCCGATGCATTTCGCGCAATGCTCTTTTGGACCACGGGCCCAGACGAAGCGCCCACCTATTTCACGTGGACATTTATTGGCTCGCCCGAGCGAACCTCGTTGCACGTGCCAACCATGCCCGCCTCCCTCGGCGACATCGAGCCCACGTTTTCGGCGACGAGCTCGGATACCTGTAATCAGTCGGGTTGCCCACATATCGAGCTCATCGAAACCGATGTGTCCGACGGCTACCGCGATATGCGCCAAGAGCCAGATGTCGACTGGCGCTTTGTCGACAGAGAAGGCAATGTCAGCGGCCTGCCGCCCGAAAAACGCATTCGCATCAGCGGCATGTTCCTTGATATGAGCGAGTAATTTCCCGACCGCGCGCTCGCGGATAGGGCACCTCTGGAGCATCGTGGAGCGGCGGCTGGCTGGCGGGTGCACGTGTCTTCCGGGCCATTTAGGCCATGCGCGAATTGTAGATCCGCATGATGTCCGCCGCGGTCTCTTCGATGGCGCGGTTCGTAACGTCGATCACCGGCCAGGTGTGGTGCTTGCGAAAGATATCGCGCGCAAAGCTAATTTCCGATTCGATGTGCTGCCGCGTGCCATAGCTGGCGTCCTCTGGCATGCCGAGATGTTTGAGGCGCGCCTGGCGAATGCGCGACAGGGTATCGCGGTTAATGATGAGCCCGAACACGCGGCGATCATCGCACTGCACCAACTCTTCGGGTGGATCGATGCCGAGGACCAACGGCACGTTTGCGACCTTCAGGCCGCGTTGCGCTAGGTACGTAGATAGTGGGGGTTTTCGACGTGCGCGAGATACCCACCAAAGTCAGTGATCTGAGGGCTCCAAATCCCCCGGAGTCGGCATCCTGAACCCCGCCTGCCCGGCTCGGCCCCTGCCACCCTCCCCGATTTCCTCCTAAAATTTCCTATCCTCATGTTCCGGGTTGCACAGTCGCTGGATGTCAGGCATTTAGGGGTCATGTCGATAGTTCGCATTTCGCTCGCAAGCCTCGTGGTTGCCTGTAGCTCGACTCAGTCGCGCCCCACTTCAGCGGTGGGCTCCGAAGTGCTCGTCGCCGACAGGTCTGGTGAGTCGCCGGCCACGTTGCCATCACCGGAACCCATCACCGACACACTCTCGGCCACGCCCGACGCTGCACCAAGTGTCGATGCCAACTGGCCCGTGATTCGCCTCGGTCGCAATGGCATCCATGGATTGTCTGCCGGTGACCACGCGGACGCGTCGATCGTCGGCGCGGCGCTTGCGCCGTTTCAGGTCGAGACCGAAGATCCTGAGTGCGTAACGGCGAAGCGCAAGCCCGTGCGCAACCTTGTAGTTGGGCCGTTCACGATAAGTATCGTTGGCAAGGCAATGGTCAAGTTGGTTGCCTCCAACCACGCCGCGCGAGTCGTAACGCCCGACGATGTCAGCACCTCGTCCACACTCGCCGAGGTGCTCGATCGTGGCTTGTCCTGCAAGTGGTTCGACGACGAAGAGCCGCTAGTCGAATGCCGGCGCAAGGGTAGTCGGTACACGTCATGCATTCGTCATCGGCAGAGTCCGCCGACGGCGACCATGGCGAGGGGCCGACGCAAGAAGAACTTCGCGCCTGGGCGCGCGGTGACGGCGTAGACGCAACGGTGTCCGAACTCTGGTTAGGCGAGCGCCTCGACTGTGGCGGACCCTAGCGTGTCTCAGACCGAACGTCAAAGTCAGTGACCTGAGGGCTCTAAATCCCCCGGAGTCGGCATCCTGAACCCAGCCTGCCCCGCTCGGCCCCTCCACCCTCCCCGATTTCCGCCTAAAATTTCCTATCCTCAAGGCCGCCGCCACCGGGTCGCTCGCAGGCAAGATTTTTGGCCGCAAGGGTCACTCTCGGCCCCAAATCCCATCAATATTTTGAGCGGTTAGCTACGCTACTGCGTGATCACATCCAAGCGAACGTGACTACGCAGTACCGGATCTAACATCCGGCAATTACAGGCTAATCGGAAGCCGAGAGTGACCCTAGTCGCCAAGAGTGACCCTAGTCGCCAAAGATGTTACGGCATTTATCGCCGCCGCGAAAACCCGCCAAGGCGATCGCGCAGCAGAGGTGCGGACGTTGGCCTGACGTTTGTACCGGCATCAGCTATTCGATGGGCTGAATATTGACCAGGGACACTTCTCGCACCCACATGGAACGCTGACACCAACCAGCGGCATCCGGCGAACATAGGACATTGCCTGGGTCGTGGAATTTTAGAACACACGTGCGCCCCTCGGTGTCATCCCATGTCCATTTAAGGTACGCGGCGCCAAACCACGAGTACCAATCGTTATCCTCGAACGCCTGGTCCAAGTTCGTCGGAATCAGAAACGTATCCCGGACCTGGGCGCCGCCATTGTAAAAACCTCCATCTGCGCCGCCAAACAGACAATCGATGCTGTCGGCGCGCCAGTATTTCCCTAGTGATTGATCGGCTGCCTGTGCCTTGGATATGGAAAGGACATCATTACTCCAGATGTCTGGAGAATCTGGTTCTGATCCTCCACCGCTTCCGCACGAACCTGCGTAGCTGAAACCTGAAGAAACGCCAAGGGCTAACAACAACTGAAGATGGATTTGCATGCGGCCAGCCTAATTAGATTCAGGCACACGCAGCAGAGAAATCGTCAGCACCGGCAATTTCTAAGTGAACACCAGGGTCGCCACCGGCAACATAAGTAGATATTGGATGTTGTGTTGGGTTTCCGAGGCCAGCCCCGGAACAAGTAGTCTCGGTCATCTGCATGTTCCATTGGTTCCGCGTTCAAACCAAAACGAGATGGAGGCGGGGTCGAAAGTCCCCAGGCGCGGCGCAGATGCGACGTCTGTGGGGATAGGAAATTTCAGGCCGAAATGGCGGTGGGTGATAAGAGCCGCAGGGGGCTGGCTGAGTTGCAACGGCCGCAAGGGTCACTCTCGGCCCGAAATCCCATCAATATTTAGGTGGTTGACTGCGCTACTGCGTGGATCGGCACAAGCGAACGTGACTACGCAGCACCGGATCTAACATCCGGCAATTACAGGCTAATCGGGAGCCGAGAGTGACCCTAGTCGCCACGGATATGGGGGCGGCCCAACCACGTGAGCGCCATTCGAGTTGGCTCGGTTTTGTATTTTGTTTGTATCTAAAAATTGTTTTTTGCATGATGCCTGAGTGAAACACTTTATTTATACGATATGGGCAGGGGTTGTGTTGGTGGCGTGTTCGGGTTCATCGGCGGCACCTGATGGCCCGACGGACGCTCCCATGCTCGATGCGCCCTTGGATGCCGAACCATTGCCTCCCTTGGAGAGTGTCACCTTGGCCGAAAACCTCCTCGGGCCCGTGAACTTGGCGGTGGCGGATGGCTATGCGTTTATCGGGGATCAAATCGCCGATCGCATCGACCGCTGCGAGCTGGTGGATTGTGCAGGGACGCTGGCGCCGCTGGTGCCAAATCAGCCGTTGCGCCAGTTGGCCCACACCGACGCGCACTTGATTTGGACCACCAATGCCGGGGTGTTTCGTTGCGCCTTGCCAGCTTGCAGCAGCGTCGAGCCGCTGCTGGAGCAAGCGCTGCATACAACCGCGCTGCATGTACGCGGTGACGATGTGTACATTGCCGATGCCACGTCGGCTAAATTGTTGCGGCTGCGAATCGGGCAAGCGCCTGAGGTGATCGTGCAAGATCCAGGTGATTGCCGAGGGATCTTGGCAACAGATCAAGACGTCTATTTTACCCGTTATGGGGTGCCGCCAGAAGTCGCGGGGGTTTTCCGCTGCCCGCTGACCGGTTGTGTGACGCCGCCTACAAATTTGTTGGGCAGCGAACCGCTGGTGATCGGCCTACAGTCTTTGCTGCTTCATGAGGGTACGATGATGATGGCTTCCGCCGGGCAGCTCAGCGCGTGTGAAATTACCGATTGCAAAGACACGTTTGTGCCGCTGGTAACCGGGTCTGAATCAAATGAGAGCCTAATCGAAGCCGGCGTCGGCAAGATGGCGTGGGTAACCCGCCCCTCGGGTGTTTCAGTCTGCAGCGCGATCAATTGTGCCACAACACGACAGTCTGTACCTACACTGGGGACGCTGACCCAAGCGCTCGACTATTATGCCGGAAGCCTTTATGTAATTGAGTCCAGTGAGCCCGACAATGGCAAGCTGATTCGCGTCGACGGGTTTTAGGCCGGTCAAGTTAAGACCTCCTACTCAATACAATAGGGATGGTTTTGCGGAAGCCGGCGGCGGTTATGGCTCGAACCACGGCCGACGTCAGCAGCGGCGACGCTGGATGCAGTGGCCGAGCATGGCTGGTGGCGTATGCCGTGCCGAACCTGAGGGTTTGGAAGCCATCGGATCACTGAGATTGGCCAGGTATCGATGATGTTGGCGGTCGGTGATGCGTCGGAGGCCCCGCCGGCAGCCAAGAAGTTGAGTGACTTGCCACTGACAACCTCAAGCGCGCTTGGTTTCGAACATTACGCATCGCGACTGGCTTGAAGCCACCAACGGCGAGGGCGAGGAAATTCTCGCATCACGCCCGCCCGATTAGCAAAATCTGGATTCTGCAGGGGCGCGTGTCACCTGCTACTGGCGCCACGAAACCGCGGTGCAAAGTGAGGCCTCAACACCCCAGCCGTGCCAGTGACATCGACGTGCACGCCCATGGCCACGGGACGGCAAGGCGATCCACGGGCAACGGCTACCCATTGCGAAATGGCATCGGTATTGCATTCGGTATGCAACGATGATGAACCCAACGCGAACCTCAATGACGTGGCTTACACTTTCGACGATGCTGATCGGCATCACTATCGCGACCCCGAGCTATGCTCAGAAACGAGGTGCCCCAGCGGGACGTAGCACGGCGATCAAGGCAGGTGCTGGTAAATTTTCCGCATCGAGCCGCAGCGCAACCGGAAATGTAGATCGTCAACCCTCATCCAGGCTCTAAGGCAGGATGCGACTCACGAAGAAGCCCGTCGCAAAACCCTCGACGGCGACCCGAAGCATCCAGGACGCAACGACCAAGCAAAAGCGATCAACTCGCTCTATCGCGCGTGACTTAGGCATTACGGTCTTTGCTGGGACAGCCGCCTATCTGAGCGCCGTCGTGGCGGGCGATTTCGCAGCAGTAGAGGGTGGCCGATATTTATCCGAATCGATCGGCATGCTGTTCTTCTCGGCATCCTCTATCGTTACGGGCCTTACGGCGGTAATCGGCGGTCTCAAGACTGGCATCGGCATCGCCGATAGCGTCAAACAGGCACGCCCGTAGGGCCTTCTGCCTGCACGACGGTCACATTCTAAAATCTATCAGTGCGCTGAAGGCTTCAAATTCCGCGCGATCCGGCACGTTGCAACCCTGCTGACCTGCTCGGCCACCGCGACCAGCCGCAATTCCCCCCTTAAAATTCCTTGCCTGATCCCCCTTGCGGGCTCGCGCAGCTGACGACGCTCGACCTCAGGCTCCCCAACGTCACCGAAGCGGGACTCGGGCATCTCAGAGGCCTCACCCATTTGAATGGGTACTGCGTTGAGACAGCAGGTGCCACCTTATGTACATGTAACTTGCCACGACCGGTCGTGGAGGCAACGCGTCTTTCGCACGCGCGCGGCTACTGCCTTGCTTGCGGCCCTGGTGGTAGCGTCGTTGGCATGAACACCGCAGACCATGCCGGCGATTGGGACCTGACGCCGTTTTTCCCGGGGCTCGACTCGCCCGCCTATAACGGCTTTATCGACGCCTTGCGCCGCGACCTCGGCGCGTTGAGTGTGCCGCAGGCGGCAACGGCCGCGCAAACCGCGCAGGCGTTGGTGACGCTGCAAGACCTTGAGGCGCGGCTCGAGCAAGCGCGCTCGTATGTGGGCTGTTTGTGTTCGCAGGGCACCAACCCGCCGGCGGTTGCGGCGAGTGCCCAGGTCGATGCGCTTGGCGTTTTGTTAGAGAAATGCTGGATCGACGTGCGCTGCGCGCTGGTGGCGTTGCCCGCCGACGAGCTCGCCACCATGCTCGCGCGGCCCGAGCTAGCCCCTGTCGCCTATTACGTGAAGCGCGCCTGGCAGAAGGCGGGGCAAACCATGGCACCGGCGCTTGAGGGCCTCGCAGCCGATCTGTCGCCAAGCTCGTTGACGGGTTGGAGCCGGCTCTACGATCGAATTTCGGGCTCGCTGACGTTTGAGATGGTCACCGGCGGCAAGGCGACGCGGCAAC containing:
- a CDS encoding DUF4340 domain-containing protein; translation: MIASHYNQPVDPAKIATLVAALIDAEASVPITSDLKRQAELHVADNEYDRKLTVTMGGRQQTIYIGLTTGQTAAVRLGGRPEIYESSRITPWSVAGDPAGWMQKTYAQHAPIAMKAVEVVN
- a CDS encoding GNAT family N-acetyltransferase yields the protein MQNALACFDRNFAPLAANYQLERVSMETYWATFERELSSHFPPEVFFRFSRQPPAELPLWPPSPLRDFTLVRLGGEVVAQFCGEFSRPGNYRMWNTVVRADMRRRGIYQQIVQSTLAYTRELGFDTVSSEHAPCNNAILLAKLGAGFYVTAFDISGAFGPSLHLTYFHNQLHEDAFKFRCGMATLTPELRATGHGAFAQLAAQFDPKSM